In the genome of Piliocolobus tephrosceles isolate RC106 unplaced genomic scaffold, ASM277652v3 unscaffolded_15776, whole genome shotgun sequence, one region contains:
- the EBP gene encoding 3-beta-hydroxysteroid-Delta(8),Delta(7)-isomerase, with protein sequence MCVPFPACILHVSLFFSSGKEYAKGDSRYILGDNFTVCMETITACLWGPLSLWVVIAFLRQHPLRFVLQLVVSVGQIYGDVLYFLTEHREGFQHGELGHPLYFWFYFVFMNALWLVLPGVLVLDAVKHLTHAQSMLDAKATKAKSKKN encoded by the exons ATGTGTGTTCCTTTCCCTGCCTGTATTCTTcatgtctctctcttcttttcttcaggGAAAGAGTATGCCAAGGGAGACAGCCGATACATCCT GGGTGACAACTTCACAGTGTGCATGGAAACCATCACAGCTTGCCTGTGGGGACCACTCAGCCTGTGGGTGGTGATCGCCTTTCTCCGCCAGCATCCTCTCCGCTTCGTTCTACAGCTTGTGGTCTCTGTGG GCCAGATCTATGGAGATGTGCTCTACTTCCTGACAGAGCACCGTGAGGGATTCCAGCACGGGGAGCTGGGCCACCCTCTCTACTTCTGGTTTTACTTTGTCTTCATGAATGCCCTGTGGCTGGTGCTGCCTGGAGTCCTTGTGCTTGATGCTGTGAAGCACCTCACTCATGCCCAGAGCATGCTGGATGCCAAGGCCACAAAAGCCAAGAGCAAGAAGAACTGA